The following proteins are co-located in the Candidatus Paracaedibacter acanthamoebae genome:
- the tssF gene encoding type VI secretion system baseplate subunit TssF: MNSISQDKFLNYYHRELSYLRNAGQVFALQHPKIARRLQLADVESPDPHTERLLESFAFMAARLSQEIDDRVPQIASALLQVLYPHLINPVPSMAIAQFVVDPTKGKLTTGFNIPVKTPVQSFSEEGVACRFRTAYPVTLWPISVDEAEFVQPLDYQFDIPQQHQWYLRLKLSCQGLDFSDLDLETLRFFISGDDALSFLLYEALFAQTSVQVFTVIQDKKARALPTNSAQPVGFKVNESILPSPDHSQPAYQLLHEYFHFPKKYLFFDINNLNFKGADQTIEILIGVDSRQPVEKMTISPSNFRLGCTPIVNLFPKTTDPLRLDHHKLEYRLIPDQRRERTTEIYSIEKVLSGMDGRPETVTFHPYYSFDHQARQDDPTVFWLQRRVSSERRDVPGSDIYLRFVDLNFDPRKPPSETIYAQTLCTNRFLAEQIPAGGLLQLEDKAPISKIVCITKPTTQIYTPDDGESMWRLISMLSVNHLSVSAGSTSLKALKETLLLYAQMSGNFRHNEIDALVGIETHPISRRMGHEAWRGFVSGLKITLTVNERAYTGESAFLLAGVLRTFFALQASINSFVQLQLNSVQRQGEWMSWQPLHGDQIIL; this comes from the coding sequence ACATCCCAAGATTGCTCGCCGATTACAGCTTGCAGATGTGGAGTCTCCTGATCCCCATACAGAACGGTTATTGGAATCATTTGCCTTTATGGCGGCACGACTGAGTCAGGAAATTGATGATCGTGTTCCACAAATTGCTTCTGCCTTGTTGCAAGTTCTGTATCCCCATTTGATCAATCCGGTCCCTAGTATGGCGATTGCTCAGTTTGTGGTTGATCCAACAAAAGGTAAGTTGACCACCGGATTTAATATTCCAGTAAAAACACCTGTACAGTCTTTTTCCGAAGAAGGTGTCGCTTGTCGCTTTAGAACCGCTTATCCCGTCACTTTATGGCCGATATCTGTTGACGAAGCGGAATTCGTGCAGCCGTTAGATTATCAGTTTGATATACCGCAACAACATCAATGGTATCTGCGTTTAAAACTTTCTTGCCAAGGATTGGATTTTTCTGATTTAGATCTAGAGACATTACGATTTTTCATCAGTGGGGACGATGCCTTAAGTTTTTTACTTTATGAAGCCCTTTTTGCCCAAACATCTGTCCAAGTTTTTACGGTGATTCAGGATAAAAAAGCGCGCGCCTTACCAACAAATTCTGCTCAACCGGTGGGTTTTAAGGTTAATGAGAGTATTCTACCATCACCAGATCATTCCCAACCAGCGTATCAATTATTGCATGAGTATTTTCATTTCCCTAAAAAATATTTGTTCTTTGATATCAATAATTTGAATTTTAAAGGGGCAGATCAAACAATTGAAATTCTAATTGGCGTCGACAGCCGACAGCCTGTCGAAAAAATGACAATTAGCCCATCTAATTTTCGCCTTGGATGTACCCCAATTGTTAACCTGTTTCCTAAAACAACTGATCCACTGCGATTAGATCATCACAAGCTTGAGTATCGGTTAATCCCTGATCAGCGTCGGGAACGGACAACTGAGATTTATTCAATTGAAAAAGTTCTGTCAGGTATGGATGGAAGGCCAGAGACGGTGACGTTTCACCCTTACTATTCATTTGATCATCAGGCGCGGCAAGATGATCCAACAGTCTTTTGGTTACAGCGACGTGTTTCTTCTGAACGCCGCGATGTTCCGGGCAGTGATATTTATTTACGGTTTGTTGATTTAAATTTCGATCCTCGCAAACCACCGTCTGAGACGATTTACGCCCAAACACTTTGTACCAATCGCTTTTTAGCAGAACAAATCCCTGCCGGCGGTTTATTACAGTTAGAAGACAAAGCACCCATTAGCAAAATTGTCTGTATAACCAAACCGACAACCCAAATTTACACGCCTGATGATGGGGAGAGCATGTGGCGCTTAATTTCGATGCTGTCAGTCAATCATCTCAGTGTTAGTGCAGGCTCTACATCTTTAAAAGCTTTAAAAGAAACGCTATTATTGTATGCACAAATGTCGGGAAATTTTCGACATAATGAAATTGATGCGTTGGTTGGTATTGAAACACATCCCATTTCGCGACGCATGGGTCATGAAGCATGGAGAGGGTTCGTTAGTGGATTAAAGATTACTTTGACAGTTAATGAGCGCGCTTATACGGGGGAAAGTGCCTTCTTGCTAGCAGGGGTGCTGCGGACATTCTTTGCTTTGCAAGCCTCCATTAATTCTTTTGTGCAGCTTCAGCTCAATAGTGTTCAACGACAAGGCGAGTGGATGTCATGGCAGCCCTTACACGGCGATCAGATTATACTGTAG